The following are from one region of the Ochotona princeps isolate mOchPri1 chromosome 15, mOchPri1.hap1, whole genome shotgun sequence genome:
- the NPFF gene encoding pro-FMRFamide-related neuropeptide FF produces the protein MDSRRAAMVMLLLLLLLSGWGHSEGPRDWDGNELFVEEDSGARAVQDTHSTGSLLRSLLEAMERQGRSPAFQFQPQRFGRNTGGPWNNQRLRPRGGQGPGSQFWSLATPQRFGKK, from the exons ATGGATTCCAGGCGAGCAGCCATGGTCATGctactgcttctgctgctgctgagcggctggggccacagcgaagGACCAAGGGACTGGGACGGAAATGAGCTCTTTGTG GAAGAAGACAGTGGGGCCCGGGCAGTGCAGGACACCCACAGCACCGGGTCCCTCCTGCGCTCCCTGCTGGAGGCCATGGAGAGACAGGGCCGGAGCCCAGCCTTCCAGTTCCAGCCCCAGAG GTTTGGCAGAAACACCGGGGGACCATGGAACAACCAACGGCTGCGTCCCCGAGGGGGCCAGGGACCAGGTTCCCAGTTCTGGAGCCTGGCCACACCCCAGCGCTTTGGGAAGAAATGA